Proteins encoded by one window of Paenibacillus urinalis:
- a CDS encoding TrkH family potassium uptake protein — protein sequence MKKTGITKKFASPPFILVAGILAIIAVGTVLLMLPIANENGQVLNFVDALFTATSAACVTGLIVVDVGSTFTLFGEIVIMVLMQLGGLGFMTIATLIALLFGRRLSLKDRLLLKEAINADTMEGVVRIIRKVLIFSFSIEGIAAIIFTIRWAVEMPFGQAFYYGVFHSVSLFNNGGFDLFGNSFMNYTGDWLFNVVASVLVISGGLGFVVLNDLFEFPKKRSLSLHSKMVLSVSGFLIGIGALVLFIFEFTNTKTLGSLDFAHKVYASFFQSVSTRSSGTSTIDMTELRSATQFFFILLMFIGASPGSTGGGIKTTTFFIMMGAIIAMVRGQKDIVFFRHRIAQDLVMRAMTIIIITLGIYMVVVLLLLTTEDAPFLSIMFEAASAVGTVGLSVGLTPELTVWGKLIITVTMFIGRIGPLTIAYAVRPKKTKNLYRHPEGRIIIG from the coding sequence TTGAAAAAGACAGGGATAACTAAAAAATTTGCTTCCCCGCCATTCATACTCGTTGCCGGGATTCTTGCGATCATAGCCGTAGGCACGGTTCTGTTAATGCTGCCTATCGCCAATGAGAACGGGCAAGTCCTCAATTTCGTGGATGCCCTATTTACAGCGACATCTGCGGCCTGTGTAACGGGTCTTATTGTTGTGGATGTGGGGTCCACCTTCACCTTATTCGGCGAGATCGTCATTATGGTGCTGATGCAGCTTGGCGGTTTGGGCTTTATGACCATTGCCACACTGATTGCCCTTCTATTCGGCCGCAGATTGTCTTTAAAAGACCGATTGCTTCTGAAAGAAGCGATTAATGCAGATACGATGGAAGGAGTCGTGCGTATTATACGCAAAGTGCTGATCTTCTCCTTCTCCATTGAAGGTATTGCTGCAATCATTTTCACGATTCGTTGGGCAGTAGAGATGCCGTTTGGCCAGGCCTTTTATTATGGTGTATTTCACTCGGTATCCTTGTTTAACAACGGTGGGTTTGATTTGTTCGGAAACAGCTTTATGAATTACACAGGAGATTGGCTCTTTAATGTGGTAGCCTCCGTACTTGTTATTTCTGGTGGTTTGGGTTTTGTTGTACTCAATGACTTGTTTGAGTTTCCTAAGAAGCGTTCACTGTCCTTACATTCAAAAATGGTGCTATCCGTTTCGGGATTTCTTATTGGTATAGGTGCACTTGTCCTATTTATATTCGAGTTTACTAATACAAAGACGTTGGGATCACTGGATTTTGCTCATAAAGTATATGCATCGTTCTTTCAATCGGTATCTACCCGCTCTTCGGGTACAAGTACAATAGACATGACGGAACTTCGTTCAGCTACACAGTTTTTCTTTATTCTGCTTATGTTTATCGGTGCTTCTCCAGGCTCGACGGGCGGCGGTATCAAGACCACAACCTTCTTCATTATGATGGGTGCCATTATAGCCATGGTTCGTGGTCAAAAAGATATCGTGTTCTTTAGACATCGCATAGCTCAGGACTTGGTAATGAGAGCAATGACGATCATTATTATCACACTCGGGATATACATGGTGGTTGTCCTGCTGCTGCTTACAACAGAGGATGCGCCATTCCTTTCTATTATGTTTGAAGCGGCATCGGCGGTTGGTACGGTGGGGCTGTCTGTAGGTCTTACGCCAGAGCTGACCGTATGGGGAAAATTGATTATAACCGTAACCATGTTTATAGGTCGGATCGGCCCGCTTACAATCGCATATGCAGTACGTCCTAAGAAAACAAAGAATCTGTATCGTCACCCAGAAGGGCGTATTATTATTGGATAG
- the guaB gene encoding IMP dehydrogenase, with protein sequence MWEDKFGKEGLTFDDVLLVPRKSEVLPKQVDVSVRLSENIKLNIPLISAAMDTVTEAPLAIAIAREGGIGIIHKNMTAEQQAEEVDRVKRSESGVITNPFSLTRDHLVSDAEGVMAKFRISGVPIVDDQQKLVGILTNRDLRFIHDYNIKISEVMTSENLVTAPVGTTLDQAEEILQKHKIEKLPLVDETNTLKGLITIKDIEKAIQFPHAAKDAQGRLVVGAAVGISQDLYERTEALVKAGVDLISIDSAHGHSKNIIDAVRKLRGLYPELTIIAGNVATGEATRELIEAGASVVKVGIGPGSICTTRVVAGIGVPQITAIYDCASVAREYNVPIIADGGIKYSGEITKALAAGAHAVMMGSLFAGTEESPGEFEIYQGRRFKGYRGMGSISAMKKGSADRYFQDNDQSKKLVPEGIEGRVAYKGPLSDTVHQLMGGLRAGMGYCGTETLDQLRNDTQFIRITNAGLRESHPHDVQITKEAPNYAL encoded by the coding sequence GTGTGGGAAGATAAGTTCGGTAAAGAAGGTTTAACGTTTGATGATGTATTGTTAGTACCTCGTAAATCTGAGGTTTTGCCTAAACAAGTTGATGTATCGGTTCGTTTGAGCGAGAATATCAAGCTTAACATTCCACTCATTAGTGCTGCAATGGATACTGTTACAGAAGCGCCTTTGGCTATTGCCATCGCAAGAGAAGGCGGTATTGGTATTATTCATAAGAATATGACAGCTGAGCAGCAAGCAGAGGAAGTAGATCGTGTTAAGCGTTCCGAGAGTGGCGTCATTACGAACCCTTTTTCTTTGACCAGAGATCATTTGGTATCGGATGCTGAAGGTGTTATGGCTAAATTCCGTATTTCTGGTGTGCCTATCGTCGATGATCAGCAGAAGCTTGTTGGTATTCTTACTAACCGCGATTTGCGTTTCATCCATGATTACAACATCAAAATCTCCGAAGTAATGACAAGCGAGAACCTGGTTACTGCACCGGTGGGTACAACTTTGGATCAAGCTGAAGAGATCCTGCAAAAGCATAAGATTGAGAAACTTCCTTTGGTTGACGAAACGAACACACTCAAAGGACTTATTACGATTAAAGATATTGAAAAAGCAATCCAATTCCCTCACGCAGCCAAAGATGCACAAGGACGTCTTGTGGTGGGTGCAGCGGTTGGTATCTCTCAAGATCTATACGAGCGTACAGAAGCTCTGGTTAAAGCCGGTGTTGACTTGATCTCCATCGACTCAGCACATGGACACAGCAAAAACATTATTGATGCAGTTCGCAAACTACGTGGTCTATACCCGGAACTGACAATCATTGCAGGTAACGTGGCAACAGGCGAAGCGACTCGCGAGCTTATCGAAGCCGGCGCATCTGTAGTTAAGGTCGGTATTGGTCCAGGTTCAATCTGTACGACTCGTGTCGTAGCAGGTATCGGTGTACCTCAAATTACTGCGATTTATGATTGTGCTTCTGTTGCAAGAGAATATAACGTTCCTATCATTGCAGATGGAGGTATTAAATACTCCGGAGAAATTACGAAGGCACTTGCTGCTGGAGCCCATGCTGTTATGATGGGAAGCTTGTTTGCAGGTACGGAAGAAAGCCCTGGTGAGTTTGAAATTTATCAAGGCCGCCGTTTCAAAGGATATCGGGGTATGGGCTCGATCAGCGCTATGAAAAAAGGTAGTGCAGACCGTTACTTCCAAGATAATGATCAGAGCAAGAAGCTTGTACCGGAAGGAATTGAGGGACGTGTAGCTTATAAAGGTCCACTAAGCGACACAGTTCATCAGCTTATGGGTGGTCTTCGTGCAGGTATGGGTTACTGTGGAACAGAAACTCTCGATCAGCTTCGTAACGACACTCAATTTATTCGTATCACAAATGCTGGCTTACGTGAGAGCCATCCGCATGATGTACAGATTACGAAGGAAGCACCTAACTACGCTTTGTAG
- a CDS encoding D-alanyl-D-alanine carboxypeptidase family protein: MKKRIATVMVVNMLSMAVLPAAVFGASVPVATATTTNTDTTAETTAATIAATAKVPSPDSVNLNVKAAILLEPTTGEVLLSVNADEALAPASMTKMMTEYIVAEKVKQGELSWDTEVTVKKNAASSEGSRIFLAEGDTHTVEELYIAMAVGSANDATVALAEYVAGSEQEFVKLMNEEAKRMGMTKTHFINSTGLDRADMPEEFRPAEDEEITMSAMDAAILAKYIITDHPDFAKYTAIPSLKFRETDQEPMVNWNWMLEANKDITNFKQFAYEGLDGLKTGHTARAGNNFTGTAERDGMRLISVVMGADSQASRFTETKKVLDYGFENFEVKQVVAAKSVVPGAETAPVLKGKEKEAPVVTEQAVNFLVPKGTENATPTFETSFEGEGLTAPVEAGAKAGTITYTYKIEGMASEQVQTVNLVTSEPVEKAGWFSLMFRAIGDFFGDMFDSIKNLF; this comes from the coding sequence ATGAAGAAGAGGATTGCTACGGTTATGGTTGTGAATATGCTCTCCATGGCGGTGCTTCCAGCAGCTGTGTTTGGAGCTTCCGTTCCTGTAGCAACGGCCACAACAACAAATACAGATACGACAGCTGAAACGACTGCGGCAACAATTGCAGCAACAGCTAAGGTCCCGTCTCCAGACTCGGTTAATCTTAACGTAAAGGCAGCAATATTGCTGGAGCCAACCACGGGTGAGGTGCTTCTATCTGTTAATGCGGACGAGGCTTTGGCGCCTGCGAGTATGACCAAGATGATGACGGAGTATATCGTAGCTGAGAAGGTCAAACAAGGGGAGCTTTCGTGGGATACCGAAGTTACCGTCAAGAAAAATGCAGCTAGCAGTGAGGGCTCACGAATCTTCCTAGCAGAAGGTGACACACATACGGTAGAAGAGCTATACATAGCGATGGCTGTAGGCTCAGCCAATGACGCAACTGTAGCACTTGCAGAATATGTTGCTGGTTCAGAGCAAGAGTTTGTTAAGCTGATGAATGAAGAAGCCAAGCGGATGGGAATGACGAAAACCCATTTCATCAATTCGACTGGCCTTGACCGTGCAGATATGCCTGAGGAATTCCGTCCTGCGGAAGATGAGGAAATTACGATGTCTGCAATGGATGCAGCAATATTGGCTAAGTATATCATTACTGACCATCCGGATTTTGCCAAATACACAGCGATTCCATCCTTGAAATTCCGCGAAACGGATCAAGAGCCGATGGTGAACTGGAACTGGATGCTTGAAGCGAACAAAGACATTACGAACTTCAAACAGTTTGCTTACGAAGGCCTGGATGGATTGAAGACAGGACATACGGCAAGAGCAGGCAACAATTTTACGGGTACGGCTGAACGAGATGGCATGCGACTGATTAGTGTCGTTATGGGTGCTGATTCACAAGCTAGCCGGTTTACAGAAACGAAGAAAGTGCTTGATTACGGCTTCGAGAATTTTGAAGTGAAGCAGGTCGTAGCTGCCAAGAGCGTTGTTCCAGGTGCAGAAACAGCTCCAGTGTTAAAAGGTAAGGAGAAAGAAGCACCAGTTGTAACGGAACAGGCAGTGAACTTCCTCGTACCTAAAGGAACAGAGAATGCAACTCCAACTTTTGAGACAAGCTTTGAAGGAGAAGGACTAACTGCACCTGTAGAAGCTGGAGCCAAAGCAGGCACTATTACGTACACTTACAAAATTGAAGGAATGGCAAGTGAACAGGTACAGACCGTGAACCTTGTGACCTCAGAGCCTGTAGAAAAAGCCGGCTGGTTCAGCCTGATGTTCCGTGCAATTGGGGACTTCTTCGGGGATATGTTCGACAGTATCAAAAATTTGTTTTAA
- the pdxS gene encoding pyridoxal 5'-phosphate synthase lyase subunit PdxS, protein METGTSRVKRGMAEMQKGGVIMDVMNAEQAKIAEASGATAVMALERVPSDIRAAGGVARMADPTIVEEVMKVVSIPVMAKARIGHYVEAKVLESLGVDYLDESEVLTPADEVFHIDKHEFTVPFVCGAKDLGEALRRIGEGASMIRTKGEPGTGNIVEAVRHMRFINSQIRKVQNMSKDELYAEAKNLGVTYELLREVHENGKLPVVNFAAGGVATPADAALMMHLGADGVFVGSGIFKSDNPEKFARAIVEATTHYTDYKLIAEVSKNLGAPMKGIEISKLTAAERMSDRGW, encoded by the coding sequence ATGGAAACAGGAACATCTCGTGTTAAAAGAGGCATGGCAGAAATGCAAAAAGGCGGCGTCATCATGGACGTCATGAACGCGGAGCAGGCAAAAATTGCAGAAGCATCAGGTGCAACTGCGGTTATGGCTCTTGAGCGGGTACCTTCTGACATTCGTGCGGCCGGTGGTGTGGCGCGTATGGCTGATCCAACCATCGTTGAAGAGGTTATGAAGGTTGTATCTATTCCGGTTATGGCTAAGGCGCGTATCGGTCATTACGTTGAAGCGAAAGTACTGGAATCACTAGGTGTTGACTATCTTGATGAGAGCGAAGTGCTTACGCCTGCGGATGAAGTGTTCCATATCGATAAGCATGAGTTCACTGTACCATTTGTATGTGGCGCGAAGGATTTAGGAGAGGCGCTAAGACGGATTGGTGAAGGGGCATCCATGATTCGTACAAAAGGCGAGCCGGGAACAGGTAACATCGTTGAGGCCGTTCGTCATATGCGTTTCATTAACAGCCAAATTCGCAAAGTACAGAACATGTCCAAGGATGAATTGTATGCAGAAGCGAAAAATCTGGGCGTGACTTATGAGCTTCTGCGTGAAGTCCATGAGAATGGAAAGCTACCTGTCGTTAACTTTGCAGCAGGCGGTGTAGCGACTCCAGCAGATGCAGCGCTCATGATGCACTTGGGCGCAGATGGTGTATTCGTAGGATCAGGTATTTTCAAATCGGACAACCCTGAGAAATTTGCTCGTGCAATCGTGGAAGCGACAACTCATTATACCGACTACAAACTGATTGCCGAAGTTTCCAAGAACTTAGGAGCCCCTATGAAAGGGATTGAAATATCCAAATTGACTGCAGCAGAACGCATGTCCGATCGCGGTTGGTAA
- the pdxT gene encoding pyridoxal 5'-phosphate synthase glutaminase subunit PdxT, with protein sequence MKIGVLALQGAVAEHIRSVELAGGVGFSIKKVEQLNDIDGLIIPGGESTTIGKLMRKYNFIDAIRQFSAAGKPIFGTCAGLIVLAERIAGGEEPHLGLMNMTVSRNAFGRQRESFETDLQMVGIEETVRAVFIRAPLIQSIGDEVTVLSMYQDEIVTARQGHLLACSFHPELTDDYRLHQYFVQMVESSL encoded by the coding sequence TTGAAGATTGGTGTATTGGCGCTACAAGGTGCAGTAGCTGAGCATATTCGAAGTGTAGAGCTAGCTGGTGGTGTAGGCTTCTCTATTAAGAAGGTGGAGCAATTAAACGATATAGACGGTTTAATTATTCCTGGCGGAGAGAGTACAACGATTGGTAAGCTGATGAGAAAGTATAACTTCATTGATGCAATTCGGCAATTTTCCGCGGCTGGCAAGCCAATATTCGGCACTTGTGCTGGTTTGATTGTGCTAGCTGAGCGAATTGCCGGCGGTGAAGAACCACATCTAGGATTGATGAACATGACGGTTTCAAGAAATGCTTTTGGCCGTCAGCGTGAGAGCTTTGAGACCGACTTGCAGATGGTTGGCATCGAAGAGACGGTACGCGCAGTGTTTATTCGTGCTCCGCTCATTCAATCTATTGGAGACGAGGTTACGGTTCTATCTATGTATCAAGACGAAATCGTGACAGCCCGTCAAGGGCATTTGCTCGCATGCTCCTTCCATCCGGAGCTCACGGATGATTATCGATTACATCAGTATTTTGTGCAGATGGTAGAGAGCAGCCTGTAA
- the serS gene encoding serine--tRNA ligase — protein MLDVKILRNDFGRVEQALKNRGKSVELIAEFPKLDMRRRELLQEVELLKNRRNTVSGEVAKRKKNKEDAEELILEMREVSDRIKQMDEEIRTLESEINDLTMAIPNLPHESVPVGASEDENVEVRRWSEAREFSFAPKAHWDVAGELGILDFEAAAKVTGSRFTFYKGLGARLERALINFMMDLHSNHHGYEEILPPMIVNQDSLYGTGQLPKFEEDLFKIKDTEYYLIPTAEVPVTNYHREEIIPAEELPQKFVAYSSCFRSEAGSAGRDTRGLIRQHQFNKVEMLKFSLPENSYEELEEMTLNAERVLQLLELPYRVMALCTADMGFTSAKTYDLEVWLPESGMYREISSCSNCEDFQARRANIRFRREAKAKPEFLHTLNGSGLAVGRTVAAILENYQQEDGSVIIPKVLVPYMGGVEKITSKK, from the coding sequence GTGTTAGATGTTAAAATATTGAGAAATGACTTCGGTCGAGTAGAGCAAGCACTAAAGAACCGAGGCAAATCAGTGGAGCTTATTGCGGAATTCCCCAAGCTGGATATGCGTCGACGGGAATTGCTGCAAGAGGTAGAGCTACTAAAGAATCGCCGGAATACAGTATCCGGTGAAGTGGCCAAACGCAAGAAGAACAAAGAGGATGCAGAAGAGCTGATTCTGGAGATGCGTGAGGTATCCGATCGTATTAAGCAGATGGATGAAGAAATTCGTACGCTTGAATCCGAGATCAATGATTTGACGATGGCGATTCCTAACCTGCCGCATGAGAGTGTTCCGGTGGGAGCTTCTGAGGATGAGAATGTAGAGGTTCGCCGCTGGTCTGAAGCAAGAGAGTTCAGCTTCGCACCAAAAGCGCACTGGGATGTAGCTGGGGAGCTGGGAATACTTGATTTTGAAGCTGCTGCTAAGGTAACTGGCTCTAGATTTACTTTCTATAAAGGTCTAGGTGCACGTCTTGAGCGGGCATTGATTAACTTCATGATGGACCTTCATAGTAATCATCATGGTTATGAAGAGATTCTGCCGCCGATGATTGTTAATCAGGACAGTCTGTATGGTACAGGACAGCTGCCTAAATTCGAAGAGGACCTGTTCAAGATCAAGGATACCGAGTATTACTTGATTCCAACGGCAGAAGTACCGGTAACGAACTATCACCGTGAGGAGATTATCCCTGCAGAAGAGCTGCCTCAGAAATTTGTCGCTTACAGCTCTTGCTTCCGTTCTGAAGCCGGATCGGCAGGGCGTGATACAAGAGGTCTGATCAGACAGCACCAATTCAACAAAGTAGAGATGCTGAAGTTCTCGCTGCCTGAGAATTCTTATGAAGAACTGGAAGAGATGACCCTCAATGCAGAACGTGTTCTGCAGCTTCTGGAGCTGCCTTACCGCGTTATGGCGCTGTGTACAGCAGATATGGGCTTTACATCAGCGAAGACGTATGACCTTGAAGTATGGCTGCCTGAGAGCGGGATGTACCGCGAGATCTCCTCTTGCTCTAACTGTGAGGATTTTCAGGCTAGACGGGCAAACATTCGTTTCCGCAGAGAAGCGAAGGCCAAGCCTGAATTTTTGCATACGCTGAATGGATCTGGTCTAGCGGTAGGCAGAACGGTAGCGGCTATTCTGGAGAATTATCAGCAGGAAGATGGAAGTGTCATTATTCCAAAAGTACTCGTTCCATATATGGGCGGAGTAGAAAAAATCACATCTAAGAAGTAG
- a CDS encoding small acid-soluble spore protein P, translating into MGKPRAVPVPEAQASQGGKEKRDHASGPAPLSGSKKVKNRNHVDHNNPEG; encoded by the coding sequence ATGGGTAAGCCAAGAGCAGTTCCTGTCCCTGAAGCACAGGCTTCACAAGGGGGTAAAGAGAAGCGTGATCATGCTTCGGGTCCCGCGCCGTTGTCAGGCTCCAAAAAGGTGAAGAACCGCAATCATGTGGACCATAACAATCCGGAAGGATAG
- a CDS encoding GNAT family N-acetyltransferase, producing the protein MDTILRDTQHGIYIRPYAIEDTEALQAMYMASREHHAPFEPIRGDEFYTLESLRNRIRSRQQEAEQDQGYYFGVFEENTDKLIGQVSLTNIARGVAQYADLGYFTHIDYMGKGYMSAAVKLILLFAFRSLELHRIQASILLHNEASRRVLEKNGFIPEGIARGYLLIAGRWQDHQIYSLLNPNDRHD; encoded by the coding sequence GTGGATACAATTCTTCGGGATACACAACACGGAATCTATATCAGGCCTTATGCAATAGAAGATACGGAAGCGTTACAAGCTATGTATATGGCTAGCAGAGAGCATCACGCCCCCTTTGAACCCATTAGAGGAGATGAATTTTACACTCTGGAATCCTTGAGAAACAGAATCCGATCCAGGCAGCAGGAAGCGGAGCAGGACCAGGGCTACTATTTTGGAGTTTTCGAGGAAAATACCGATAAGCTGATTGGACAGGTCAGTCTCACCAATATCGCACGTGGAGTGGCTCAGTATGCAGATTTAGGTTATTTTACGCATATAGATTACATGGGTAAAGGCTATATGAGCGCCGCGGTTAAGCTGATCCTCTTATTTGCCTTCCGTTCACTTGAGCTTCACCGGATACAGGCATCCATTCTTCTTCACAATGAGGCGTCCCGCCGTGTCCTCGAGAAGAACGGCTTCATCCCAGAGGGCATTGCCCGGGGATATTTGCTGATTGCTGGCCGCTGGCAGGATCACCAGATCTATTCTTTGTTAAATCCCAATGATAGACATGACTAA
- the tadA gene encoding tRNA adenosine(34) deaminase TadA, protein MNEFQSQIGKNEDFLFTDEYWMREAISEAIKAEALGEVPIGAIVVKDNEIIGRGYNLRELQYDATAHAEIIAIKQASEHLKAWRLLDCKLYVTLEPCPMCAGAIVQSRIPHVVYGTTDPKAGCAGTLMNLLQESRFNHQTEITSGVLQEECAALLTSFFRKLRRKPRTEGE, encoded by the coding sequence ATGAACGAATTTCAGTCCCAAATCGGTAAAAACGAGGATTTTTTATTCACAGATGAGTATTGGATGAGAGAAGCCATAAGTGAGGCAATAAAGGCAGAGGCATTAGGTGAAGTGCCTATTGGAGCGATTGTAGTTAAAGACAATGAGATCATTGGCCGGGGATACAATCTTAGAGAGCTTCAATATGATGCGACAGCACATGCCGAGATCATTGCTATTAAACAAGCAAGCGAGCATTTGAAAGCATGGAGATTGCTCGACTGTAAGCTGTATGTCACGCTCGAACCCTGCCCGATGTGTGCGGGTGCCATCGTACAATCTAGAATTCCTCATGTTGTGTATGGAACAACAGATCCGAAGGCCGGCTGCGCCGGTACGCTCATGAATTTGCTTCAGGAATCTCGATTTAATCATCAGACCGAGATTACAAGTGGCGTGTTACAGGAGGAATGTGCTGCGCTGCTTACGTCCTTCTTTAGAAAGCTTCGCCGAAAGCCACGTACGGAGGGTGAATAA
- a CDS encoding ATP-binding protein: MSIKIKLSLVMSFSVLIILGLNIALSYYTTQENLQQDSEKRAVSAAKQIALAVEQNQNSTESIKKQISKNIWLASIIAANQLDPDIKNVTIEQLEQLSEETGVTDISLMIQTEDDIIVSKSSDPNEIGLSTKKMTYWYEAFKQLFAFNQVTIPQGITYDHYWSDGFEYATSDPDNINIWGYYHDGERNYIINPFLNASEVEDYVVFSSPDGMIEKVKDVNPSILSIAGINPSTFGQPSMAPDGTDELNYKFGTRPIMFGTYEYGQIKEDGTAIHKAIETGNNVSYVTNVDNKKVLKNMIPIPNPEGGSYIISIITDYQEIQGVITEQLVSHIAVSLVLLEIVIFGSYLLASAYTKPIQIVLSKVNEVADGHFNIGLQLKRHDELGQLSNGINAMIRNLGHYTNRLKQMYEENRAVKEHLESVINQTADAIHITDENSNVIQVNRAFEQLYGWTSQEIVGKPLTNVPDELIDEEKERTQKLHEGLTVPYIESYRLAKDGSRIEVSVSTAPIRDNEGKITGFISISRDITGRKRMEEMLRRSEKLTTVGQLAAGVAHEIRNPLTTLRGFIQLQQQTKKLNPRHIDLMLSELDRINLIVGEFLILAKPQAVNFQQKDIRFIMGDVISLLDSQAHMHGIEFDIEAEGPSIVHCGENQLKQVFINILKNGMEAMPDGGTIRIAISKTPDEQIRIRIKDQGIGIPEDIMHKLGEPFFTNKETGTGLGLMVCQRLIQAHKGTMEIESEKGKGTTVTILLPEVLDGDTDPSDVEAV, from the coding sequence TTGTCCATTAAAATAAAATTATCTTTAGTAATGTCATTCTCGGTACTCATTATACTCGGGCTCAACATTGCATTAAGCTATTATACGACCCAGGAGAATTTACAGCAGGACAGTGAGAAGCGGGCCGTTTCGGCTGCCAAGCAGATCGCACTTGCAGTGGAGCAGAATCAGAATAGCACGGAGTCCATTAAGAAGCAGATATCCAAGAACATATGGCTGGCTTCCATTATAGCAGCCAATCAATTAGATCCCGATATCAAGAACGTCACGATCGAGCAGTTAGAACAGTTAAGTGAAGAAACCGGAGTTACCGATATTTCACTCATGATTCAAACAGAGGACGATATCATTGTGAGTAAATCCTCTGACCCAAATGAGATTGGCTTATCCACCAAGAAAATGACCTATTGGTACGAGGCTTTTAAACAGCTGTTTGCCTTCAATCAAGTAACAATACCTCAGGGAATTACCTATGATCACTACTGGTCCGATGGATTTGAATATGCCACTTCAGACCCGGATAACATCAATATTTGGGGATATTATCACGATGGAGAACGCAATTACATCATTAATCCTTTTCTGAATGCGTCTGAGGTGGAAGACTATGTCGTGTTCTCAAGTCCAGATGGAATGATTGAGAAGGTAAAGGATGTGAATCCATCCATTCTATCCATTGCAGGGATTAATCCGTCCACATTTGGACAGCCGTCTATGGCACCCGATGGAACGGATGAGCTCAACTATAAATTTGGGACCCGGCCGATTATGTTCGGCACGTATGAGTATGGGCAGATCAAGGAAGATGGCACAGCAATTCATAAAGCGATTGAAACCGGTAATAATGTGTCTTATGTAACGAATGTGGATAATAAAAAAGTATTGAAGAATATGATTCCGATTCCGAACCCGGAAGGCGGCTCCTACATCATAAGCATTATAACCGATTATCAGGAGATCCAGGGCGTTATAACCGAGCAGCTGGTTAGTCATATTGCCGTATCACTTGTTTTATTGGAGATTGTCATATTTGGCAGCTATTTATTGGCTTCTGCATATACAAAGCCTATCCAAATTGTGCTCTCTAAGGTAAATGAGGTGGCAGATGGACATTTCAATATTGGATTGCAGCTGAAGCGTCATGATGAGCTTGGTCAGCTGTCTAACGGAATTAATGCGATGATCCGCAATCTCGGTCATTACACGAATCGCCTCAAGCAGATGTATGAGGAAAATCGAGCAGTGAAGGAGCATCTTGAGTCGGTGATAAACCAGACAGCGGATGCCATTCATATTACAGATGAGAACAGTAATGTAATTCAGGTAAACCGGGCTTTTGAACAATTATATGGATGGACCAGTCAGGAGATTGTCGGCAAACCGCTGACCAATGTACCGGATGAATTAATCGACGAAGAAAAAGAGCGGACGCAGAAGCTTCATGAGGGCTTGACCGTTCCTTATATCGAATCTTACCGTTTAGCCAAGGATGGCAGTAGAATTGAGGTCAGTGTGAGCACAGCACCTATCAGGGACAACGAAGGCAAGATCACGGGGTTTATTAGTATTTCTAGAGACATTACGGGCCGCAAGCGGATGGAGGAAATGCTCCGCAGGTCAGAGAAGCTGACGACCGTTGGACAGCTGGCAGCAGGTGTAGCCCATGAAATACGTAATCCTCTGACAACACTTCGGGGCTTCATTCAGCTGCAGCAGCAGACCAAGAAGCTGAATCCGAGGCATATCGACCTTATGCTGTCAGAGCTGGACCGGATTAATTTGATTGTCGGCGAGTTCCTCATATTGGCTAAGCCTCAGGCGGTTAATTTCCAGCAGAAGGACATCCGGTTTATTATGGGTGATGTCATTTCTCTGCTCGACAGCCAAGCTCATATGCACGGTATCGAATTCGATATTGAGGCCGAGGGACCATCGATTGTGCATTGCGGAGAGAATCAATTGAAGCAGGTGTTTATCAATATTTTAAAAAATGGGATGGAAGCAATGCCGGATGGAGGAACGATCCGTATTGCGATCTCTAAGACTCCCGATGAGCAGATTAGAATCCGAATAAAGGATCAAGGCATTGGTATTCCGGAGGATATCATGCATAAGCTTGGTGAGCCGTTCTTTACGAATAAGGAAACGGGAACTGGGCTTGGACTTATGGTCTGTCAGCGACTAATTCAGGCTCATAAAGGCACGATGGAAATTGAAAGTGAGAAGGGTAAAGGAACGACGGTAACCATTCTTTTACCCGAGGTCCTAGATGGTGACACCGACCCTTCTGATGTTGAAGCAGTTTAA